Part of the Candidatus Nanopelagicales bacterium genome, ACGTGCCGACAGGTACGCCCGATCCCCAACTACCTCGCGACAGCACCTGCACGTAGCCGACGAAGTTCGCCGAGTCCTGCTTTCCGCGGTAGGCAAGGGTGGCCCGCAGACCGGAGTCGGAGATGCCGACGTCCGGATCGGGCCTTGTGTCATCCGACTTCGGCCCGTCGGCGATCGTCGGGCTGGACCAGCTGCCTGACTCCAGTTGTGCGCGATTCAGATACACGCTGCTGCCAGCAGCGGCTGTGTCGTAGCCCCACGCCGCCCAGGCGCGCGAGCCGTCGGCATTGAGCGCGACGTCCATGTCCTGGATGTTCGCGACGGTTGTGCCGAGAGTGGTGGGAGTCGCCCATGTGTCGCCGTTGCCCACGGCTGCACGTGCGGTCTCGGCGCCGGTGTTCATGGCCCAGACGGCCACGGATCGGGTTCCATCCGCTGAAAGGTCGACGACACCCGCCCCGGCAGTGGACGCGCCGACGTTCTGCGACACATCACGGGCGGGCGCCCACCCATTGCCCGTCCACGCTCGCGAACGGAGTTGTGCCGACGTGGAGATCCAACTGACGAGGGCACGATTCGCGCCGGTCGCGACCGCTGCGGACAGTGTGCCTCCGGTGGTGCTGGCATCCAGCGATTCGGGGGTGGCGAATGTCGTGCCATTGAACCGGGCAGCCTGGGTGCCGTTTGCTGACGTCTTCCAGACCACCACTCCGAACGTGCCGTCGCGGCGGATGTCGACGGCCGGCGGGGTGGCGAGGTTTACCGAGGTGGCGAGTTCGGTCCCTCCTGACCATGAGGTTCCGTTCCACCGCGACCAGAACAGTTCGCCGACTCCGCCCACGAGCTTCTTGTACACGGCGAAACCCGTAGATCCGTCCTTCGCCATGGCCAACTGCGTCTGGGACTGCGTGGCGGTGGCCTCATCCAGAGGCCATGTCGTCGACGCGCCCTTGGTGCCGCGGGTGACCTGTGGTTGGTAGTTCACCCCGGAAGTGAGGGTCCACGCCGCAAAGGTGTCGGACGCGG contains:
- a CDS encoding fibronectin type III domain-containing protein, giving the protein MIRLRNMLGIATATALGATVLAGPAAADDVVQWTSSNYLNNSQAGIALGNVAFTSASDTFAAWTLTSGVNYQPQVTRGTKGASTTWPLDEATATQSQTQLAMAKDGSTGFAVYKKLVGGVGELFWSRWNGTSWSGGTELATSVNLATPPAVDIRRDGTFGVVVWKTSANGTQAARFNGTTFATPESLDASTTGGTLSAAVATGANRALVSWISTSAQLRSRAWTGNGWAPARDVSQNVGASTAGAGVVDLSADGTRSVAVWAMNTGAETARAAVGNGDTWATPTTLGTTVANIQDMDVALNADGSRAWAAWGYDTAAAGSSVYLNRAQLESGSWSSPTIADGPKSDDTRPDPDVGISDSGLRATLAYRGKQDSANFVGYVQVLSRGSWGSGVPVGTFEGNSVSGFTRMALSPNGTLGSAVSVENTGGQQVLARRAMTILTAPDAPSAPVAEQLSTPLGNIVRLSWTPAEFIGNFDYPSFSVESDPPGPVCPTDGYSCVVQGMTPGITYRFRAFATAYYGVSEPSPWSEPVTLPLPPGDPVSPGDTSLATPKISKLTVKQGRSAKGMRKVQVRWTTTAPATSYQIRVSKPGGKKWKPWRTVTRPKAILRLKRAKKYRIAVKAQQAQVTSPAKIVRFRVKR